The Candidatus Zixiibacteriota bacterium genomic interval CAAATATCATTTATTGAAGCGTTAGGCGCCTGTATTCTAAATGCTGGAACTGCAAAAGAGATTGAAGCATTCTACGCAATGGGATTTTCCGATAATGGAAATCAAAATGGATATTGGGTTATTTTACTAAGAGGTACTGAACTTCTTATGTCTCCAGCAGGCAGAATCAAGAAAGAAGATATTCCCATCGGCTTGAGAAATTCAGTATTATGCGAAATTGATGGAAAGAATGGATATTTAAGCTATTTTACGAATGGCCTCTTTAATAAAAGGCAAGAATAATTGCCCAATTCTTTCGTCGCGTGGCAAATACGAAAAGGATGGTCTGGACGGAGGGGGCGATATAATAGTCTTTGACCAAAACTACCCCAATCCGTTCAATCCGAACACGACCTTTAGTTTTTATCTGCCCGAACCTTGTCATGTGAAGCTTGAGATTTACAATATTCTGGGCCAGAAAGTGAAGGTACTGGCCGATGAGTACTTCCCGGTGGGTAGAAATAATATAACTTGGGACAGCAAAAATTCAGCCGGTAAGGAGGTCGCCAGCGGAGTTTATTTCGCGCGTTTTACATCGGGTGATTATACGTCATCGAAGAAAATCGAGGTGGTCAGATGAGGAAAAGTGCTTGTGCGAATATAGTCGTATTAATTATTTTGGCATTGATTTTGTTACTTTCGGGATGTGGCGAAGATATACCTGATGGTGGAGCTTTGCTTCAATTCGATGAAGACATCTTGATAGATGTTTCGTGTTGTAGTTATAAGTATTCTATTAAGGTCATAGATACCACAACAAGTATTTCGAGATGGTATTGGGTTGCAATAACCCTAAAAGATGGTGACAATACTATACTTGTTAAGGGAGAT includes:
- a CDS encoding T9SS type A sorting domain-containing protein, whose amino-acid sequence is MASLIKGKNNCPILSSRGKYEKDGLDGGGDIIVFDQNYPNPFNPNTTFSFYLPEPCHVKLEIYNILGQKVKVLADEYFPVGRNNITWDSKNSAGKEVASGVYFARFTSGDYTSSKKIEVVR